The genomic stretch ATTTGTGTTTGTGATTGTGCGTGtggtgtgtgagagagagattaTGAGACGAGTACCATTGCAAAGATTGAGGAGCTGCGTTTGAATCTGGGTGAGGAAAGAGGTTGCTTCGTGGAAAGGCCGCGACAGATCCGACTTGTACTTGACCAGTATGTCGCGGTAGGATTGCTTCATTtatagagaagaagaagaagaagaaaatcaattaattgaAAAGTTGCAGAAGAAGActagtaggagtactatatgTGTGTGCGTGCGTGTAGTTGAAAGGGAAACAAGTGTGAGGCGTGCGTGTGcagtgaagagagagagagagaccatGAAGTCGTCGAGGTGAGGATCAGTCTGTGTGCGAAGGGAAACAGCGTCTTGTTTGCACAAGTCGTTTTCTCCCATGATCTCATCCAACACAGACACTATTTCTGGGGGAGCTCCAACCTGACCAGTGACCACACACAAAATAACTAGTAAGTACTTGTAGTACAAAAtaacaaagaagaagaagaagaaaaagaacaaGTGTGTTTTGATGATGGAACCTTGTGGCAATCGATATAGGCTTGGAGCAATTTTGGATAGGAAGGATGTGAAGCGATTTTGGCCTTGATCAAACTCGAATCATCCTCATCTACTATTTGATTCTGGACATTCACAGAAGCTGAATCCTGAGATACCACAGAGCACTGGAACCCCAATTCATCCGAATTAAACAACATCGGAGAATGGTAGTGGTTGTGATTGTAGTCctccggcatcatcatattctCCGGATAGTAATCTCCCGCCGAATCAAACCCATACATTTCGTCCATATATTTATCTCAGCCTGGATATAAGTATATTGTTATTATGAAGAAAATTTAATGTATACTGTGGATTGTGAAGTTCGGTagggcagcagcggcggcggcggaaggGGTGGTGGAGAGTGGGGGAGGTGATTGGAGAAGAAGTGGAGATGGTGAAGGTGAGGTGGAGGAGTGATGGGGGAGGCCCATTCTTTCCAttattaatttatcaaaaatttCCAGTTTTTATACTTTCTATAGTAATACTCGAATATATATCTTTTCCTCTTACTTTATACAACTACCTGCCTTTAATTTCTATTTATTCTCTACTGCTTCAATTTATTTTGACAGGTCACTCTCTCAAATACAAaaaattagggatgtcaatcgggccaacccgttcgggttcgggccaaccctttcgggttgtcgggccattcgggtatgggctattcgggttatgattttttcgggttataaaagtttgACCCTAatcctaacccttcgggtttcgggctaacccaccgggttattcgggccaatgagtatttttaattattttaatattttcaaaaaaataataagtattttaaattttctttaattatatacatatttttaattaatcattcaacaatgaaatacatatttttaattttctttaatatttttaaaaaagattaagttatttaaatttaaataacttattcattacataattatttacaaaatatctatcaatagtatgtttatgtttttgtatttaaaacataaatcaacactttgtttcaaaattcaaacataaatcaatttgtagaaaattaaataaaattttcataacgtgagaggtgcatcgtagatgtaacaaaaatattttgaattgttaaagagtgaattatcgagatgctagctaattggagtaactctaagttttcttgaattatgattggtcaaatttaatttattctagcTGTAAATAAGTCGAATAATAATGTAGCTTTGTTTTAATAATCATCAAAGTActcataattcaatgacgaagcggcgtcaaaacactttgcactattatattggaaatatactaaaagaaagcttttatatacgagtatttatgaatccatgaaccacatagtgatttttttcgtgatcttatatagtcggttgacgtatttggattttgcatggttttacaGGGTTGTCTTGGacgattttgattatatttctatattttggtatgtttacatgtttgttgaaaaatgatagaaaatggattagaaaatgtacacaaaatatgtggatgtacaacagccttgtttgagtcaatgtttctcgcgattttgaagtctgataaacctctaatacatatcattctcttcgtcttcgaaagagcttcgcgtggatatattgcacgcctcaatcggagctttgtagagaaagttatgaccgttacaaaaactgctcgctgtgcagaagcattcaacccgacgggccgacccgtaacccgaacgggtcagcccgcctaacccgaacgggtcagcccgaatggcccgattttaaattcgggctgcgaaattacaaccctaaccctgtatttttatcggttTATTCGGGCCGACCtgcgggttcgggttacattgacatccctaaaaaaaatttattagtactactaaaaTGAAGCGTTATGTTTAACAAATTTCATCTAGTGCTATTTAAAATGATATGCTACTTTTTGAGTTACTACTAGGACGTACAGTACAATTTAGAGTTTTACACAGCACACACAGTTAAAGATTACGAGTCATACACAtgaattgatttaattacttgaTTACAAAGTGTGTCATTAGTTTTATTAATTTCGTTGTGATTCGCCTTCATTTGAAAATTTGTCCCTTTTTTCCTAATAAGTGTTACATTTTAAAAATAGGAATATAATCATGACATTTTTCTCatcattttgaaattttattttataaatatgtcattttaacaaaattatattgCCCACTATCCATTATTTATAATCAAATTCGGTAAAATGCAAAGTTGACATTGTAAAGCTTAAATATCCCgtcttaatatttaattatttacactCTCCGGTAACCTCTTTCAAAACCTATCAATGTGTTTTTCGATGATATACAATCCAAATAAATCATTAATTGATCAtcctttggaaaataattacaagaaattaacacattaaaaatttgtaagcaattttttttcaaatcattaATATTTGTGTGCTTAGAGTGACCAAATTTGATTTCGGAGTTTAACGCATTAAATTTTACTAGCAATTTATGTGTGCGGGAGAGGGACGTTAATGCGAACTCCCAATTATTGAGACAACTAATACGCTCGCTGAAATTTTTTATAGATCAAGAAATTAAGAATAGTGAACTTAAAAAATGGTATGTGATCTTTTCAGTTTTGTATAAAAATAAGTAGTTCAACTTtttcttatactccctccatcctataAAAATCTGAATATGAGCGGATGAGAATGACAtgtgaattaaaagaaaattagtaaagtaagagagatgaggaaaaTGGTACGATAAAGTAcaagagatgaggagaatggtagttaaagtagaatTAGTGgatgataaggcctatttcatacatcggtttaagggtaaaatgtatgctacttgatcagtttatcgcgcaaagcaagtgttaattgtgcaggaatgccgcttgaccaaaggCAAtaaggccaagctgatcaagttgGCGCAGAAGGCGAAAAAGACCAAAAATCAggagagttgatcaagggggtaATCAAGCCGTTAGACGGGGGACCACTGCATTCCAGAAGAAAGACACGTGGGGCTGATGCGCTGGATGGCGATCATCAAGTACTGCATTCTAGAAGGGGGCACGTGTTGATGCGTAAAACGCAAAGACGAAGCCAAATCCCCATTCCGTTATTGAAGAACCGCTGCATTCTAGAAGAATGGCACGTATCAATCGATGAGGCGCTCAATCCCAGCAAGGACGAATATTCGCTGCCAAAATTGTTATCCTAGCTGGAGATTGCTGCGAGGagctataaatagaggatgcagCGCCATTAAAATAATATCCCTTCCGCTTCTAGTTtagcttttctttttagtctagTTTCCAGTTCCAATTTTTCGCCAGTTCCaaagatagcttagttagataatCGTAATGGTTAGTTAGAagagagcgaccgaagggagcgcgacagagaaatcaatatctgttcggcgtTGTCTCAAGTTCCGACCGAGAGCTTCTCGGCTTTATTCGCTTTCCTACTTTCTTGCTTTCTGAACTTGTTAGCTTAGttaaatttcattttgtttCGTAGACTCTTGCTTGTATTCCGCACTCTCCAGTTCCAAGTTTGAAATCTTTTATAAAAATCGAAGTTATTTTGTTTCCGGATCTTGTTTACTATTCCAGTTTAGCTTCAACTTTAAAATTCTCGATCTTGTGTTTAACTATGTTGAATGACAAAGTGATTTGTAGTGCCGAAGCATCTTTAGTGAGTTAGGTCTTTATTTGAGATTATCGCTTACTTGATCCGTCAGTTATTTTCCAACATGATGAGTCCCTTAATCCaatagttaaaactcccaatttaaagtgtggcagcagccgacccctgttcactattcacacactcaacacaccggtttctctgtgggatcgaccttGTACTTTCCGCTTtattgttaaagtagtgcacgcctgggagttataaatatatttggGTGAACGAGagagaacgccttgatcaagtggcaacgacatttgctaattGATCCactcggttcggttatcttatATATAGCTTGATCCATCTGCGCGTACCACCTATCGAGccaccaaaatggcgccgttgccggggaaacATGGTGTTATTACATGGATGTGTTTAGTTcataggtgtaaatagttttatttccttcttttctaatttatttttctttccttttatgaaaaggtaccaccgcggaggacactggaatcatcctctCATATACAGAGATACAAATGCTCATTGgcgagtccaggaagccggtgtTGTTACCACTCGATACAGAGCCGCgttagcagcagcagcaaccgTTGAGCAATTGACCAgtgaggaagaaggagaacaGAACACACCACCTAAGCCACCACCACTTGAGCAAgcagaagcagagatggccccCGTTGACAATGATTCAGGAATTGGCTCCCTACATGCCCACgacgagaaggagcccaccCATGCCATCGCTATTACTCCAGGAATGCGGACTATCGCGATCAAATCAGGGTGTTAGCCGTATTGTCAAATTTATATGGCCTCTCGAAGGAATGTCCTTACGCCTTTCTGGAAGAATTTTgtggatactgtgatattcagcccgtgcatGCTGGATCCACATCAGAGGATTATAGGCTCAAGGCCATACCCTTCGTCTTGAAGGGCGATGCAGGAGTCTGGCTGTCGAGGTTGCCAGAGGGATCAATCAGAACATGGGCCGAATTTCACATGATATTCTTAGACCGCTTCTTCCCAGCGTCGAAGACGAGCGCcctgaagagagagatcacaGAGGCGAGACAGGAGTATGATGAACCTCTGGGCCAATACTGGGACAGATTCCAGGGACTACTTCAAGCgtgccccaaccacaagatgGGAGATCGTGAGGTCTATTCAACCTTCCATGGCGGACTCACAGTGGACatcaagaacgacctcaacctagCAGCCCAAgaggatttctcaaaaaccccatTCAGTCAAGCGAAGAGTATTCTAGAGAGGCTAATCGAGCGAAGAGATCATATGAAACCTCCCGTGGCCAATACAGACGAGGAGCGGTACACACAGCAGAGACAAGAAGTGATGAGAAGCtagaggctcgatttgagcagatggagaagaagctgctagaGGCAGTAGAAAAGTCCAGAGCGCCTCCACCGCCTGCACCCAAGGAGAAGCCTTATGTGCCACCACCGCCGGAGGAGCACCATTACTATTACTGCGAGTTCCCACCTAAAGTGGAGCCGCAAACTCAAGTGAATGTCGTCGGCCATTGGAACGCAAACgacaactggatccagggaaagCAGAGGGATGCTCTGTGGAGTGATCAGAACCAAAGCCAACCGCCTTAACCGTCCACACAACAAATACAAACCTCAGAGAGGCAGCCCAATTAGCCCGCTCGAAATCAAGAGAGACCAAACAACGGAGGGAACAGGATGTCAGGTAGACCACAAGGCAATTGGTCAAGCGGTCATCAAGGGAATTGGTCCAGTGGAGGAcagcctaactggtcaagcAGACAGCAGGAGGGAAACTGGGGCTACAGACATCAAGGCCCCCAGTCAAGCAACCAGGAGAGACAACCGAACAACTAGGTGGTTAGCTATGTTCCACCGCATCAAAGAGGTAACCAACAGCACAACCAGCCATAGTGTCAGCCGGAGCACTATGGGCCATCTGACTACGCTCAGCCAAACCATGGTGGGGGGCCGTCAAATCAGAGGTATAACCGACACCCCAATGAAGGTCCAGGAGAAATGATAGTTCCGCACCAACCTAATGATGCGATGCGAGAAATtcaggaggctcagaaggagcagAGGGCAGCGCTGGACATGCTTACGAAACAACTATCTCAAGTTGCCATGTCGCTAGGAGAGCTGAGAGGCAACGAAGGGATAATCCCTGCTACTGTGCAGCAGCCTGGGCGTGAGAACATAAGTGAAGTCTCCCTGAGGTCAGGGAAGGTATACCAGAGCCCCAGCCCACCTGCGGTGTCCCCAGTGTCTATGCCTGGACAGAGCCACTAAGAACAAGGAGAGTTCAGTGGAGCTGATCAGGCCAAAGGAAGATATAAAGGGAAAGCGAAAGTGGGCGGCGAGACCTCAAGAGAGAGTCAAGGAGAAGAAGCCGAGAAGGTCAAGCTGTACCCATACCGCTGAATGGTGACCAAGAAGAAAGACGCCACAATCGATGTGGCCAGTATGTTCAAAGACGTGGAAGTCAAGGTGCCACTCCTGACGGAGTTGAAGAAGCCCCCGATCAGCAAGTTTATCAAGAACTACCTGGCGGGGAATGTCAATGAAGACGGGAGAATGATCATAGAAGAGAATGTCTCTGCAGTAATCCAGCGGAGCGACCTCCCCTCAAAGAAGACCGACTCAGGGATGTTCACACTCCCGATTTCAACTGGGGATATTCAAGTGGAGCACGCCATGTGCGATCTTGGGACATCTATCAACGTTCTTCCGTATCCTATTTATAAGAAGCTGGGAGAGGCTAAGTTGGTCGACACCGACATCATGATACAGCTAGCCGACAGATCTTGCATTCACCCGGATGGAATTCTGGAAGATGTAATCGTGAAGGTGAACAATTTTTTGTACCcagccgacttcttcgtcatcaaGATGACAGAGCCAGTAGCGAAGGAGTTCAGCGGAGTTCTGTTGGGAAAACCATTCCTGTCGACGGCCAGCACTATAATCGACGTCCGTAATGGGACGATCAGTTTGGATTTCAACGGagatcatcttatgttcaacaTCGACGAAGCAATGAAGAGGCCGGCAGACAGCAAAAATGTGTATTCAGTGGATGTGACCGAGCCGCTGGTGCATGAGTATCTGGAAGAGGAGTTCTTACAAAGGCAGTTCACAGACTCCGCCGCGGACGAGAAAGTTGAGAGAGAAGTCGTCGAATGGTATGAAGCCATGAACGTCGgtgaaatggatgatcaagccatcgtgAAGGCGGTGATGGATTTTTGCGAGCGGCCGCGACCAGCTGGGTCAAGCGGAATCGCTCAAGTGTTTAGCCTCGAGAAGCTGCCTGATCAAGGCATGTCACTGAGAAGAGAAACGGAAGAGAATCATCTGCCTTCTGAAGTGCCGAAACCCGCGAAGGAGTTAAAGCCACTTCCGGCACATTTGAAGTACACCTATCTGGGGGAGGACGAAACAAAGCCCGTTATCATCAACAGTCAGTTGAACCAGGGACATGAAGATAAATTGCTGGAAGTGCTGAGGCAAAATCAAAAGGCCATCGGGTGGAAGTTGACAGATCTGGTGGGCATCAGCCCAGAtttatgcatgcaccatatCAGATTGGAAGAAGGAGCTAAGCCCCATCGTGACCAGCAGCgcaaactcaaccccaacatgtGGGAAGAGGTACTCAAAGAGATAGTCAAGCTGGTTTCTATAGGAATCATCTACTCCATCCCTGATAGCAACTGGGTcagtccagtacatatggtgCCAAAGAAGGGCGGGATCCAAGTTGTAAAGAACGAGAAGAATGAATTGATTCCGACACGAcctgtcactgggtggaggatgtgtattgattacAGGAAGCTGAACGCGGCCAcaaagaaggatcacttccctctgtcattcattgaccagatgcttgaGAAATTGGCGGGGAAGCAATATTCAGTTTCCTTGATGGGTACAGTGGCTACTTCCAGATCGCGGTGAATCCAgaggatcaagagaagaccACTTTCACCTGCCCTTTCGGCACCTACGCCTATAGAAGGATGTCGTTTGGCCTCTACAACGCCCCAGGcactttccaaagatgcatgatgagcatcttctctgaTCTATTGGAGGACTGTAtagagatcttcatggacgactttACCGTCTATGGGGACACATTTGATCAAGGGCTACATAGCCTAAACAGAGTGCTGGAAAGGTGCCGACAGAAGGACttggttttaaattttgaaaaatgtcatttcatggtcactaAAGGAATAGTTCTGGGCCACGTGGTGTCAAGCAGAGGGATAGaagtggatcaagccaaagtggcgATTATAGCGAAGCTCCCACACCCGACGAATCAAAAGGAGATCCGAGCCTTCCTGGGTCACGCGGGTTTTTACAAgcgatttatcaaggattttgcgaagataGCCCTTGACAAGGATGCTCCcaaatgatgtggagttcgagTTTTCTGATGATTGCAAAGCCGCCTTCCAGCTATTGAAAGACAGACTGATCAGCTCTCCGATTATCCGCGCCCCCGACTGGAGTCACCCCTTCGAGGTGATGTGTGATGCAAGTGATTATGCAGTAGGGACGGTCTTGGGTCAAAAGATCGATGGGAAAAGTTATGTTATCTTCTACGCTTCaaagactctaaatcaagcgTAGAAGAATTACGATACGACCGAGAAAGAGATGCTATCAGTAGTCTATGCCTTCGAGAAGTTCAGACCCTACCTGCTGGGCGCAAAGGTGATTGTATACACAGACCATGC from Salvia splendens isolate huo1 chromosome 4, SspV2, whole genome shotgun sequence encodes the following:
- the LOC121798237 gene encoding homeobox protein knotted-1-like 6, producing MDEMYGFDSAGDYYPENMMMPEDYNHNHYHSPMLFNSDELGFQCSVVSQDSASVNVQNQIVDEDDSSLIKAKIASHPSYPKLLQAYIDCHKVGAPPEIVSVLDEIMGENDLCKQDAVSLRTQTDPHLDDFMQSYRDILVKYKSDLSRPFHEATSFLTQIQTQLLNLCNDEGEGEETELIEMQDAETKREDRQLKEKLVRMYGSHIRSLKLEFSKKKKKGKLPKEGRQTLLAWWNLHSKWPYPTESDKIALAETTGLDHKQINNWFINQRKRHWKSPDNMLAVADRRITTPH